The sequence CTCCGAACCGGTGCCCATCCGCCACCGCATGACGGCGGTCCATCGCCGCGTTCTGGAAAGCAGCGGCCCGGTCCTGCGCTTCGACGCGCCGACCGATGCGCAGCAGACCCTGGGCATGCCGGTTGTCACCAATGTCTTCGGCACCACTGATCGCGTCGCGGCGGGGTTGGGCATCGGGATGGACGGCGTCGACGATCTGGGCGCGTTTCTGGCAGCGCTGCGCGCGCCCACCCCGCCCGAGGGCCTGAGCGATGCGCTGTCGCGCTGGCCGATGCTCAAGGCGGCGCTGTCCACCCGGCCCAAGACCGTCAGCCGCGCCCCCGTGCAGGACGAGGTCTTCGAGGACGCCGATGTCGATCTGTCGCGCATTCCGGTGCAGACCCATTGGCCGGGCGATGCCGGGCCGCTGATCACCTGGCCCATCGTGGTGACGCGCCCCCATGGCGGCGATGCCGCGAACCTCAACGCCTACAATGCCGGCGTCTACCGGGTGCAGGTGATCGGGCAGAACCGCGTCATCATGCGCTGGTTGCAACATCGCGGCGGCGCGGCGCATCACCGGACATGGGCGCGCGCGGGCAAAAAGACGCCCGTCGCCATTGTTCTGGGGGCCGATCCCGCCAGCCTGCTGTCGGCCGCCCTGCCCCTGCCGGAAACCGTGTCGGAACTGACCTTTGCCGGTGCGCTGAACGGATCGCGTCCACGCTTCGTCCCGGCCAGGACGGTGCCGCTTATGGTGCCCGCCGAGGCCGAGATCGTGCTTGAGGGCTGGGTGTCGCCCACCGAAACGGCCCCCGAGGGGCCCTTTGGCGACCATACCGGCTATTACAACAAGGCCGAGCCGTTTCCGGTGGCCGAGATCACCGCCGTGACGCATCGGCGCGATCCGCTTTACCTGTCCACCTATACCGGTCGCCCGCCCGATGAGCCCGCCATCATCGGCGAGGTGTTCAACCGCCTCGCCCTGCCCACGATGCGCGCCCAGATCCCGGAAATCCGCGATCTTTGGCTGCCGCCTGCGGCATGCTCGTACCGCATCGCGGTCGTGAGCATCGACAAGCGCTATCCCGGCCAAGCGCGGCGCGTGATGATGGGCCTGTGGGGGATGCTGCCGCAGTTCAGCTATACCAAGATGGTGATC comes from Roseibacterium elongatum DSM 19469 and encodes:
- a CDS encoding UbiD family decarboxylase, with translation MRNLPPFPTLRAFLDWCAATDQMARVSEPVPIRHRMTAVHRRVLESSGPVLRFDAPTDAQQTLGMPVVTNVFGTTDRVAAGLGIGMDGVDDLGAFLAALRAPTPPEGLSDALSRWPMLKAALSTRPKTVSRAPVQDEVFEDADVDLSRIPVQTHWPGDAGPLITWPIVVTRPHGGDAANLNAYNAGVYRVQVIGQNRVIMRWLQHRGGAAHHRTWARAGKKTPVAIVLGADPASLLSAALPLPETVSELTFAGALNGSRPRFVPARTVPLMVPAEAEIVLEGWVSPTETAPEGPFGDHTGYYNKAEPFPVAEITAVTHRRDPLYLSTYTGRPPDEPAIIGEVFNRLALPTMRAQIPEIRDLWLPPAACSYRIAVVSIDKRYPGQARRVMMGLWGMLPQFSYTKMVIVVDDDIDPKNWDDVAWALATRMDPGRDLMVLENSPMDYLDFASPQPGLAGKMGIDATTKIESETTRDWGTVMKTAPEDAAFAEDLVARLRLGGTA